The segment GACGACGTGGTCAACGTGGACCGGGGCGTGCGCTGGGGCTTCGGCTGGGACCTGGGTCCCTTCGAAGTCTGGGACGCGTACGGCGTGCAGAAGGGCGTGGAGCGCATGAAGGCGCTGGGCCTCAAGCCCGCCGCCTGGGTGGAGGAGATGCTGGCCAAGGGCCGCACGTCCTTCTACGGCGTGAAGGACGGCCGTGACACCTACTGGGACATCCCGTCCAGGTCGGAGAAGACCGTCGTCGAGAACGCGCGCACGTTCCGCGTGGAGTACCTGAAGCGCGGCAACAAGAAGATCACCGGCAACGACAGCGCCACGCTCTGGGACATGGGCGACGGCGCGACGCTGCTGGAGTTCCACTCCAAGATGAACTCCATCGACGATGACATCATCGCGATGATGAACACCGCGCTCGACGAGACGGAGAAGAACCACAAGGGCCTCGTCATCGGCAACGACGGGTCCAACTTCTCCGCCGGCGCGAACATCATGGCCATGCTGATGGCGGCCAAGAGCGAGGACTTCGACTCCATCCGCGCGATGGCGTCCAAGTTCCAGCAGGCCAACCAGCGCATGCGCTACAGCCCCGTGCCCGTCGTGACGGCGCCCTTCAACCTCACGCTGGGCGGCGGCGCGGAGGTCACCATGGGTGGCAACGCGGTGCAGGCGAGCGCGGAGCTGTACATGGGCCTCGTGGAGGTCGGCGTCGGCCTCATCCCCGGCGGCGGCGGCACCATGATGCTGCTGCGCAACGTGTTCGGCGCGTACGCGGCGGACAAGGACTTCGACTCGCTGCCCTTCCTCAAGAAGGTGTTCCTCGCCATCGGCACCGCGAAGGTGGCGACGAGCGCGGAAGAGGCGCGCGAGTTCGGCTTCCTGTCGGCCCAGGACGGCATCACGGGCAACCGTGACTTCCTGCTGTCGGACGCGAAGTCGCGGGTGCTGGGCCTGGCGAATGGCGGCTTCCGCCCGCCGCGCCCCACGCGCTTCCGGCTGCCGGGCCCCAACGGCGCGGCCACCATCGACATGATGTTGTACGACATGCAGCTCAACAACCAGATCAGCGCCCACGACCGGAAGATCGCCCAGAAGCTGGCGCGCGTGCTGTCCGGCGGCGACACCAGCCCCTCCGTGCTCGTGAGCGAGGACCGGCTGCTGGAGCTGGAGATGGAAGCGTTCCTGAGCCTCATCGGTGAGGAGAAGACCCAGGACCGCATGATGTTCATGCTCGAGAAGGGCAAGCCGCTGCGCAACTAGCGCGAGGCGTTTACCCATGGGTTGCCAGAATCGAAATCCGAAGCACGCCCGGACGGTGTCCGGGCAGGGAGACACCTGACATGTCCAGCCGAGTCGTGATTGCCAGCGCGGTGCGCACCCCCTTCACCCGCGCGCACAAGGGTGAGTTCAAGGACACGCGTCCGGATACGCTCGCGGCCCTTGCCATCAAGGAAGCCGTCGCCCAGGTCCCCGGCCTGAAGGCGTCGGACGTGGAAGACGTCATCATGGGCTGCGCCATGCCGGAGGCGGAGCAGGGCATGAACGTCGCCCGCAACGCCAGCCTGCTCGCGGGCCTGCCGGACACCGTTCCGGGCATGACCATCAACCGCTTCTGCTCCTCCGGCGTGCAGTCCATGGCGCAGGCGGCGCAGGGCATCAAGTCCGGGATGATGCAGGTGGCCATCGCCGGTGGCACCGAGTCCATGACCATGGTGCCCATGGGCGGCAACAAGGTCTCCGCCAACCCGGAGATCATGGAGAAGCTGCCGGAGGTCTACACCTCCATGGGCGCCACGGCGGAGAACATCGCCTCGCGCTACAGCGTCACCCGCGAGGACGCGGACAAGTTCGCCGCGGAGAGCCAGCGTCGGGCGGCCACCGCGCGCGAGCAGGGCAAGCTCAAGGATGAGATCTTCCCCGTCACCACGACGGTGTACGACGAGGACGGCGTCGCCAGGCAGGTGACCGTGACCGTGGACACCATCCTGCGTCCGGAGACGACGGTGGAGGGCCTGTCCAAGCTGCGCCCGGCGTTCAACGCCAAGGGCGTGGTGACGGCGGGCAACGCCTCTCCGCTGACGGACGGCGCGGCCGCCGCGGTCATCATGAGCGAGGAGAAGGCGAAGGAGCTCAACGTCAAGGCGCTGGGCTACTTCGTGGACTACGTGGTCGCCGGCGTGCCGCCGGAGATCATGGGCGTGGGTCCGGTGCCCGCCATCCGCAAGCTCCTGGAGCGCAACAAGCTGAAGGTGGAGGACATCTCCGTCTTCGAGCTCAACGAGGCCTTCGCGGCGCAGGCGCTGCACTGCATCCGTGAGCTGGGCATCCCGCTGGACAAGGTGAACCCCAACGGCGGCGCCATCGCCCTGGGCCACCCGCTGGGCGTCTCCGGCGCGCGCATGGTGGCCACCATCCTGCGCGAGCTGAAGCGCCGCGACGGCCGCTACGGCGTCGTCAGCATGTGCATCGGCGGCGGCATGGGCGCCGCGGCGCTCGTGGAACTCGCGAAGTAATCCGCTTCCTCTTCGCGCCCCTCGGTTGAACGCGAGGGGTGCGGAGGTGATGTCAGGAGGCCGGGGCGTCCGGGTCGTGCACCGGGACGCCCGCCAGGCGCAGCACCCGCAGCGCGTTGGTGGTGGACACCACCCCCTGCCGGAGCTGGTAGTCGAACACCATCTTCCCGTCCTCCAGGTGGTCGCGGAAGTGCACGTTCACGACGTGCGACGCCTTCTCGTCCGCCAGCACCGCCAGGGACAGGTCATGCGTCGTCACCGCGCCACAGGTGCCGGCGGCGAGCAGCAGCCGCAGCACCTCCCTTGAGGCAATCTGGCGCTCGCGGGTGTTGGTGCCCAGCAGGATCTCATCCAGCAGGAACAGGGCCTGGCCGTGCGCGGCCTGGGCCGCGTCCAGCACCATCTTCAGCCGCTGCACCTCCGCGTAGAAGTACGACACGCCGCGCTCCAGCGAGTCCTTCACGCGCATGCTGGTGAGCACCTGCATGGGGGACAGGCGCAGGGAGGCCGCGCACACCGGCGCGCCGGCCAGGGCCAGCACCACGTTGGCGCCCATCGCGCGCATCAGCGTCGTCTTGCCGCTCATGTTGGAGCCGGTGATGAGCAGCGCGTGCCGGGGGCCGGGCAGGGACACGTCGTTGGGCACCGGCGCGTCCAGGAGCGGGTGCCCCAGCGCGGTGGCCTCCATGCGCGGGCCCTGGGCCTCCAGCTCCGGCCAGGTGAACGCGGGCCGGTCGTGGGCGAGCCCTCCCAGGCAGCAGAGGGCCTCCAGCTCCGCCAGGCCCTCGAACCACTGGCGCACGTCGCGGCCGTGCGCGGCGCGCCAGTTCTCCAGCGCGAAGAGGGCGTGGATGTCCCAGAGGGTGAGCCACTGCACCACGGGGTGGAACTGGTGCCGCTTGAACTCGATGAGCGAGTACAGCCGGCTGAAGCGCTGGAAGAGGGAGGACACCGGCGGGCCCTTGCCCGGGTTGAGGCCGGCCTGGAGCTGCTTGAGGCGGGGGTGCTCGAAGGACTGCTGCTCCACGCGCTCGAAGAGGGCCGCGTAGCGCACGAAGCCGCGCTCACCGCGCTCCACGGCCTCGTCCATCCGCTTGAGCGTGGCGCGCGTGGCCACCGCGACCCCCAGCTGCGCGAAGAGGCCAATCCACACGAGGCTGTCCGGAATCACCCCCACCGTGCCCAGGATGAACAGCGCGAGCGTCACGGGGGGCAGGAGCAGCGCCAGGGGCCGCGACCAGCGCACGGCGTCCAGCGACGGGCCGGACTCCGCCCACTGGATGAACAGCTCCGGGTCCGCTTTCTCCTTGGCCACCACGCGGGCGTCCACGCAGAGCTCCTGGCGGAAGTCCACGCGCGGGGCCAGCTCCCGGGCCGCGCCCTGCCGGGTCACCACCGTGTCGGCGGACGCGGGGGCGGACAGCCACGAAGCCAGCCGCTCCTCGCCCGCGCGGGTCGCCGTCTCGTTGATGAGCTGGAAGAGGCTGCCCTGGCCAAAGACATCCAGGTCCGTGGCGTAGAGGTGGGTGGCGGTCAGGAACCGCTCCCCGGTGTCCTTGAAGGCGTGCCAGCCGCCCTCCAGCCGCGCCAGCCCCCGCTCGTTGAGCTGCACGAAGAGCCGGGCCCGCTGCTCCTTGAGGAACACCTGGTGGTGCAGCACCGCCAGCAGCCCGTAGACGACGAGCGCGCCCGCCGCCGCCCACCACCAGGGCTTGGGCAGCCGGCCCAGGAGCGTGAGCAACGCGATGCCCGCGGCGACCACGAAGGCCACGGTGCGCAGGTTGGCGTACCGGGCGCTGATGCGGTCCAGCACCGTCAGGTCCGCCTGGGCCGCGGCGCGGCGGTCGGTGTACGTGCGATGGGGACTGGAGGACTCGGGAGGTGTGGGCACGATGGCCGCGCATGCTGAGCGGCCCCCCGCCCCAGGGCAAGCGCACAACGCGCCCCCTCGCGCTTCCGGTGCGAACCGACAACATCCATCCTCGCCGGAATGTCCATGAATCCGTTTCTGGCGGGGCTGCGACTGATACGGTGTTTCGTTGTCTCGCGCGTCCTCCCGACGCGTGGGGAGGGACGGGACACATGGCAATGACTGGCTGGAGGCGCGGTGCGTGGATGGCGCTGCTGTTGTGGTCGCAGGCAGCCTTCGCTGGCACGGCGACTGTCTATTACTACACGCCGTACAAGGCGTGGAGCACGGCGTACCTCCACAACGACGCGGCGGGGGCCTGGACGACGGTGCCAGGGGCTTCCATGTCCGCGGCCTGCACCGGCTGGGTGACGGCCACCGTCACCACCGGCACGGCGAGCACCTTCCAGGCGGTCTTCAACGACGGGCAGAACCGCTGGGACAACGCGGCCACCTCCACCGGCAACTACAGCCTGCCGACGTCCGGCGCGCACCAGGTGAAGAACGGCCAGGTGCTGGCGAACGCCGGCAATCCCTGCACCTCCACGGGCACGAACAGCGCGGAGGTCTTCTATTACACGCGCACGCGCGGCTGGAGCGCGGTCAACCTCCACTACGCGCCCACGGGCGGGACGTGGACGACCCCGCCCGGCGTCGCCATGAACGAGACGGCCTGCACGGACTGGGTGAAGAAGACTGTGCCCCTGGGGGCCGCCACCGGGATGAAGGCGGACTTCAACAACGGCGGCACCTGGGACAACAACAACGGCGCGGACTACACCCTGGGCACGGGGCGCATCACGGTGAAGGACGGCGTCGTCACCGCCAACGCCGCCTCCCCCTGCGTGGCGTTGCCTCCGGACACGACGGCCCCCTCCGTGCCTTCGGGCGTCACGGCGACCGCCTCCGGGACGACCATCACCGTCACCTGGGCTGCGTCCACCGACGACCGGGGCGTCACCGGCTACACGCTCACCCGCACGGGCCCGCAGGGGGCCTCCACCTTCTTCACCAGCGGCACGGCCTGGAGCGACAGCGGCCTCACGCCCCTGACGACCTACAGCTACACCGTGAAGGCCTCCGACGCGGCGGGGAACACGTCCGCCGCGAGCAGCACGGCCTCCGCGAAGACGGGCTCCGCGCCCCCGCCTCCTCCGGCGGGCGAGCCCCTGGGCGGCGACATCCGCGAGGACTCCATCTACTTCGTGATGACGGCGCGCTTCTACGACGGCGACGCCAGCAACAACCGTGGCGGCAGCATGCACGTGAAGTCTGGCAACGCGGCGAACAACGACCCGATGTTCCGGGGGGACTTCAAGGGGCTCATCCAGAAGCTCGACTACATCAAGGCGCTGGGCTTCTCCGCCATCTGGATCACCCCCGTGGTGCTCAACCGCTCCGACTATGACTACCACGGCTACCATGGCTGGGATTTCTACCGCGTGGATCCGCGCCTGGAGTCCAGCGGCGCCTCCTACCAGGACCTCATCAACGCGGCCCACGCGAAGGGCCTGAAGATCATCCAGGACGTCGTCTACAACCACTCCAGCCGCTGGGGCGCCAAGGGCCTGTTCTCCGCGAAGGTGTATGGCGTTCGGGACACCCAGTGGAGCTGGTATTACGACGCGCCCGCGTCTGGCTTCGTCTACGACGGCCTCACGGTGGAGCCCACGAGCGGCAAGTCCCATTACAACGGCGACCTGTGGTCGACGGCGGAGCCCGCGGGCAACACCTGCCGCAACTGGGGCGTCCCCACGTCCTCCACGAGCCAGGAGGGCTACCGCATCTACAACTGCCAGTGGCCCAACCCCACCTCCGGCATGTTCCCCGCCAGCCTCTTCCATCAATGCTGGATTGGGAACTGGGAGGGGGAGGACTCGCGCAGCTGCTGGATCCACGAGGACCTGGCGGACTTCAACACGGAGAACGCCACGGTGCAGGCGTTCCTCATCGACGTGTACAACCGCTTCATCGACCGGGGCGTGGATGGCTTCCGCGTGGACACGGCGGTGCACATCCCGCGCGTGACGTGGAACCGCCGCCTCCTGCCCGCCGCGCACGCCCACGCCCAGTCGAAGTTCGGCGCCAAGGGCCGCGACTTCTTCATGTTTGGTGAAGTGGGCTCGTTCGTGAACGACAAGTGGAACCGGGGCTCGCCCAACCACTCCGCGCAGTTCTTCACCTGGAAGGAGCGCCGCGCGTACAGCAGTGACGACGTGGCGGCGGCGCTGGAGCAATACAACTACGAGCAGGCGCAGGGCACGGGCAACCAGCCCACGTCCACCAACGCCTTCCTCCAGGGCAACGCGTGGCATGCGCCGGACTCCAGCCAGTTCTCCGGCATGAGCGTCATCGACATGCGCATGCACATGAATTTCGGGGAGGCGAGCAACGCCTTCTGGAACGGCAAGGACTCCGACGACAGCTACAACGACGCCACCTACAACGTCGTGTATGTCGATTCCCACGACTACGGCCCGAACAAGTCGTCCACGCGCTACGCCGGGGGCACGGACGCCTGGGCGGAGAACATGAGCCTGATGTGGACCTTCCGGGGCATCCCCACGCTGTATTACGGCTCGGAGATTGAGTTCCAGGCGGGCAAGCCCATCGACTGCGGGCCCACGTGCGCGCTGGCCACCACCGGCCGCGCCTACTACGGCGCGAACCTGGAGGGCAGCGTCACCGCGAGCGACTTCGGCGTGGTGGGCAGCGCTTCCGGCGCGGTGGCCACGACGTTGAGCAGGCCCCTGGTGAAGCACGTGCAGCGGCTCAACCAGCTCCGCCGCCGCATCCCCGCGCTCCAGAAGGGGCAGTACTCCACCGACGGCATCTCCGGGAGCATGGCCTTCAAGCGCCGCTTCACCGACACGGCGAAGGGCGTGGACAGCTTCGTGCTGGTGACGGTGTCCGGCGGGGCCACGTTCAATGGCATCCCCAATGGGACCTACCGGGACGCCATCACCGGGGACGTGCGCACGGTGAGCAATGGCTCGCTGAGCGCGACGGTGTCCGGCAAGGGCAACCTGCGCGTGTACGTGCTGGACCTGCCGGGGAACCCGGCGCCCGGGAAGATTGGCGTGGACGGGCCCTACCTGAAGCCCTGAGGCACGAGGGTGTCCGGGGTCGCAGGGGGGCGGCCCCTGCTGCGGCCCGCGTCGTCCCCCGGGCCTCGCGGAGGGTGCGGAGCCCGGGGGAGGGGAGGGAACCTGGAGCCCCGCCGCCCTGGCGGCGCGCGCATTGACTTTCCGTGTGCCCCCGGGATTTGAATGCGCGGCGTGAAGGGTGGACGGGCCGGGCCGCGCCTCACGGACAGGGTCACCCCATGTCGTTGCCCAAGGTCATGCTGTGCGGGGGGCTGCTCACGGGCCTCCTCGCCGCGCCACCCGCCGAAGCCCGCTTCGGAAAGCGCCCGGACGCCCCGAAGCCCGTCCACCCGGCCTCTCCCATTGGCGCGGACGATGAGGACGAGAAGGACCCGAAGCCGGACGAGGACGAGAACCGGCCGGTGTCCGCCCCCAAGACGGTGTCCTTTTCGGAGGACTGCTGCCGCTACAGCGCGTCGGACGACCTCGCCGCGTTCGTCGTGGGCGCCGTGTTCGAGCTGCTGCTGAGCGGCCTGGGGGACGTCATCGCCACCACGGGCACCCACCGCGTCCTCCCGCCGGAGGATCCAGAGGCGCCGCCGCTGCCGCCGGGCTCGGGGCGGCACGCGGTCCCGTTCTCCTTCCGCACGGGCGTGCTGATGTCGCCCGTCCAGGGCGGCCCGGGCGTGGACTT is part of the Corallococcus soli genome and harbors:
- a CDS encoding carbohydrate binding domain-containing protein — translated: MALLLWSQAAFAGTATVYYYTPYKAWSTAYLHNDAAGAWTTVPGASMSAACTGWVTATVTTGTASTFQAVFNDGQNRWDNAATSTGNYSLPTSGAHQVKNGQVLANAGNPCTSTGTNSAEVFYYTRTRGWSAVNLHYAPTGGTWTTPPGVAMNETACTDWVKKTVPLGAATGMKADFNNGGTWDNNNGADYTLGTGRITVKDGVVTANAASPCVALPPDTTAPSVPSGVTATASGTTITVTWAASTDDRGVTGYTLTRTGPQGASTFFTSGTAWSDSGLTPLTTYSYTVKASDAAGNTSAASSTASAKTGSAPPPPPAGEPLGGDIREDSIYFVMTARFYDGDASNNRGGSMHVKSGNAANNDPMFRGDFKGLIQKLDYIKALGFSAIWITPVVLNRSDYDYHGYHGWDFYRVDPRLESSGASYQDLINAAHAKGLKIIQDVVYNHSSRWGAKGLFSAKVYGVRDTQWSWYYDAPASGFVYDGLTVEPTSGKSHYNGDLWSTAEPAGNTCRNWGVPTSSTSQEGYRIYNCQWPNPTSGMFPASLFHQCWIGNWEGEDSRSCWIHEDLADFNTENATVQAFLIDVYNRFIDRGVDGFRVDTAVHIPRVTWNRRLLPAAHAHAQSKFGAKGRDFFMFGEVGSFVNDKWNRGSPNHSAQFFTWKERRAYSSDDVAAALEQYNYEQAQGTGNQPTSTNAFLQGNAWHAPDSSQFSGMSVIDMRMHMNFGEASNAFWNGKDSDDSYNDATYNVVYVDSHDYGPNKSSTRYAGGTDAWAENMSLMWTFRGIPTLYYGSEIEFQAGKPIDCGPTCALATTGRAYYGANLEGSVTASDFGVVGSASGAVATTLSRPLVKHVQRLNQLRRRIPALQKGQYSTDGISGSMAFKRRFTDTAKGVDSFVLVTVSGGATFNGIPNGTYRDAITGDVRTVSNGSLSATVSGKGNLRVYVLDLPGNPAPGKIGVDGPYLKP
- a CDS encoding thiolase family protein is translated as MSSRVVIASAVRTPFTRAHKGEFKDTRPDTLAALAIKEAVAQVPGLKASDVEDVIMGCAMPEAEQGMNVARNASLLAGLPDTVPGMTINRFCSSGVQSMAQAAQGIKSGMMQVAIAGGTESMTMVPMGGNKVSANPEIMEKLPEVYTSMGATAENIASRYSVTREDADKFAAESQRRAATAREQGKLKDEIFPVTTTVYDEDGVARQVTVTVDTILRPETTVEGLSKLRPAFNAKGVVTAGNASPLTDGAAAAVIMSEEKAKELNVKALGYFVDYVVAGVPPEIMGVGPVPAIRKLLERNKLKVEDISVFELNEAFAAQALHCIRELGIPLDKVNPNGGAIALGHPLGVSGARMVATILRELKRRDGRYGVVSMCIGGGMGAAALVELAK
- a CDS encoding 3-hydroxyacyl-CoA dehydrogenase/enoyl-CoA hydratase family protein, producing the protein MTTRIRKVAVLGAGVMGSGIAAHLANSGVRALLLDIVPPKAAPGEDTASKAFRNKFAQGALANLRKQKPSPIVSEQVFTAIEVGNLEDDLARLAECDWIIEVVKEDLSVKQALFAKVEKHARKDAIISSNTSGLSIVGMTEGRGAEFKKNFLVTHFFNPVRYMKLLELVSGQHTDPEVVKTIHRFGEEVLGKGIVYGKDTTNFIANRIGVYGMMRTISEMSKTEMTIEEVDKIFGPAMGRPKSAVFRTADIVGLDTFTHVAKNCYDTLTHDEERDVFAIPDFLQKMVEKGMLGDKSGGGFYKKDKSAGGKDILALDLKSLEYRPQAKVRFDSLGAAKDIEDVRERVASVMNAKDKAGTFAERVTLDVLAYSSRRIPEIADDVVNVDRGVRWGFGWDLGPFEVWDAYGVQKGVERMKALGLKPAAWVEEMLAKGRTSFYGVKDGRDTYWDIPSRSEKTVVENARTFRVEYLKRGNKKITGNDSATLWDMGDGATLLEFHSKMNSIDDDIIAMMNTALDETEKNHKGLVIGNDGSNFSAGANIMAMLMAAKSEDFDSIRAMASKFQQANQRMRYSPVPVVTAPFNLTLGGGAEVTMGGNAVQASAELYMGLVEVGVGLIPGGGGTMMLLRNVFGAYAADKDFDSLPFLKKVFLAIGTAKVATSAEEAREFGFLSAQDGITGNRDFLLSDAKSRVLGLANGGFRPPRPTRFRLPGPNGAATIDMMLYDMQLNNQISAHDRKIAQKLARVLSGGDTSPSVLVSEDRLLELEMEAFLSLIGEEKTQDRMMFMLEKGKPLRN
- a CDS encoding MutS family DNA mismatch repair protein; protein product: MPTPPESSSPHRTYTDRRAAAQADLTVLDRISARYANLRTVAFVVAAGIALLTLLGRLPKPWWWAAAGALVVYGLLAVLHHQVFLKEQRARLFVQLNERGLARLEGGWHAFKDTGERFLTATHLYATDLDVFGQGSLFQLINETATRAGEERLASWLSAPASADTVVTRQGAARELAPRVDFRQELCVDARVVAKEKADPELFIQWAESGPSLDAVRWSRPLALLLPPVTLALFILGTVGVIPDSLVWIGLFAQLGVAVATRATLKRMDEAVERGERGFVRYAALFERVEQQSFEHPRLKQLQAGLNPGKGPPVSSLFQRFSRLYSLIEFKRHQFHPVVQWLTLWDIHALFALENWRAAHGRDVRQWFEGLAELEALCCLGGLAHDRPAFTWPELEAQGPRMEATALGHPLLDAPVPNDVSLPGPRHALLITGSNMSGKTTLMRAMGANVVLALAGAPVCAASLRLSPMQVLTSMRVKDSLERGVSYFYAEVQRLKMVLDAAQAAHGQALFLLDEILLGTNTRERQIASREVLRLLLAAGTCGAVTTHDLSLAVLADEKASHVVNVHFRDHLEDGKMVFDYQLRQGVVSTTNALRVLRLAGVPVHDPDAPAS